A single genomic interval of Arachis duranensis cultivar V14167 chromosome 7, aradu.V14167.gnm2.J7QH, whole genome shotgun sequence harbors:
- the LOC107458580 gene encoding uncharacterized protein LOC107458580, with product MESSSGSNHRNLAEESERSIAAVHDQPEPRTTGGGDDDDPLERSSEVLAKGLSSMLSSVIKDFDFRARETLGSQDQLSSAIDRLTRELDQLLEDAPLPFIMQHAAKISSVRKRVSSLNLLLKSIQGRIDNIDRIMSIGTTHEKTTPEGSE from the exons ATGGAATCTAGCTCCGGCAGCAATCACCGCAATTTGGCTGAGGAAAGCGAGAGAAGCATCGCCGCGGTTCATGATCAACCAGAGCCCCGCACCACCGGCGGCGGTGACGACGATGATCCACTCGAGAGAAGCTCCGAGGTTTTGGCGAAGGGATTGTCATCGATGCTCTCGTCCGTCATCAAGGACTTCGATTTCAGAGCACGAGAAACTCTTGGCAGCCAGGACCAGCTCTCCTCCGCCATCGATCGTCTCACTCGAG AACTTGATCAATTACTTGAAGATGCACCTTTACCGTTCATAATGCAACATGCTGCTAAGATTTCTAGTGTTAGGAAGAGAGTTTCATCACTGAATTTACTTCTAAAATCCATACAAGGGCGGATTGATAACATAGACCGCATAATGTCAATTGGCACCACTCATG
- the LOC107458573 gene encoding probable disease resistance protein At4g27220: protein MEIVTAVAGKVVDLTVVPIGRQLGYLIFYRTDVNKLKTSVEKLKAKIDDTNISVEAAKQNGETTPFPSVQKWIEDAEETVADATALIQKEAQGEGSCLKWPFPNLCKRYSLSREAKKLERDVSNAMLEGKFEKLCYRSRPEMSLPPSSRDYEAMWSRTSTLDEVKQALKNPGMCMVGVYGMGGVGKTTLAKELAWQTEKECLFGVVVMAVITSTPNLRGIQGQLADGLGLKFDSETEEGRAVELRRRIHGEKSILVILDDIWGELDLTKVGVPYGDQHKGCKLVLTGRDLNVLHRMGTQTDFPLGVLSEEESWSLFETMVGDVVRHDSIKPIAVEVAKCCFGLPLLIVTVAKALRKKEDEKYWKDSLKKLRKFDPQRFHKSVYDSLEFSYDCLENEELKSLFMLNGSLVDCFSKSDGSFNTQKLLPFCWGLGLYKDVHTLLEGRNRHHALVNDLIASSLLLDSGTEGVRMHDLVRDVAKLIASRTFPTFDEQEFRNINKWPNKDQLQKYHHIILPHCRISKFPDEKLEYPNLKLFFLQSVVGKLNVPDNFFSGMRGVKVLHFDIGYYAFHPLPSSLRLLANLRSLKLSGHFEGLAMIGELTSLEILELKDKAIKELPKEIGHLTQLRLLNVRRCERLRLIPKNLLSNLKSLEELYMWDCNIKWEAEGSNKSSNNASLYELKNLHKLATLELKVEHGSLLPNDLHNLANLEGFKIIIGSSRNNYMNSYPVWPRSLILKGASTAYILQNDVVKVLLSSAEYLDIYDLECLEDIFPGLHGDGFAELRSMSIRCTGLRCIINSNFNHFQLTFPKLEKLNLDTLNNMKEISHGPFPSHSFHALKSIVVSRCDVLNHIFLWSEIGHLSQLQNMEISECQSMQEIVAGGMLEMKNIVLPQLRSVSLKSLPRLVSFCSVPMTSDDMGFVPVALFDNKVAMPNIETMVLFEINIYKVWDDGLPMHHSFMKNLTSLTVEGCENLITLFPSSVATALQKLHHLKIMSCPSLEQIFDQEEDLENHRSSLEQVMLPNLKIIEVQDLLNLKSLWANHMSPNSLHKLCKMRIMNCPKLINVFPSSVTKRLINLETLLVTKCGELQVIFEIQEPSTVTTSQQQGLPTRLRTLDLSFLPKLKYIWSKDPHGILSFQNLCEVRVFDSQSLEHVFPVSMANETHQFKVLEIYCCGVENIFDKSEFGRLKDAHIEVLTLNSCDHLKNIFPSSVNFQNLDGLYVEWCKELVNIMTPSMAASLTSLRVLNISECDMIEEIIASDHNNNADVVDDGDALSEIAFMKLEKLELSNLRSLKCFCKGTYSFKFPSLHSVTVRYCPMMETFCDGNSKLCAPRLTEVISSRGIYEYDTPQRRWDGDLNTTIRNIFIHKAQARLVA, encoded by the exons ATGGAAATTGTCACTGCTGTTGCTGGAAAAGTTGTAGATCTCACAGTTGTTCCTATTGGACGTCAACTTGGTTACCTAATCTTCTACCGCACCGATGTCAACAAACTCAAAACCAGTGTTGAGAAGTTGAAAGCAAAGATCGATGACACCAACATCTCTGTTGAAGCAGCTAAACAAAATGGTGAAACTACTCCGTTTCCTTCTGTCCAGAAATGGATTGAGGATGCCGAAGAAACTGTTGCTGATGCAACTGCACTGATACAAAAGGAAGCCCAAGGAGAAGGTAGCTGCTTGAAGTGGCCATTTCCAAACCTATGTAAAAGATACAGTTTGAGCAGGGAAGCAAAAAAGTTGGAAAGAGATGTTTCCAATGCCATGTTAGAGGGAAAATTTGAGAAATTGTGTTACCGTTCTCGTCCTGAAATGTCACTCCCTCCATCTTCTAGAGATTATGAAGCGATGTGGTCAAGAACGTCAACGCTGGATGAAGTTAAGCAGGCATTAAAGAATCCTGGCATGTGTATGGTTGGGGTGTATGGCATGGGTGGAGTGGGTAAGACAACACTGGCAAAAGAGTTAGCTTGGCAAACAGAGAAAGAATGTTTATTTGGTGTTGTGGTTATGGCTGTTATAACCAGTACCCCAAACTTGAGAGGCATCCAAGGCCAACTTGCTGATGGATTGGGTTTGAAATTTGATTCTGAGACTGAAGAAGGCAGAGCAGTAGAATTACGTAGAAGGATACACGGGGAGAAGAGTATTCTTGTTATTCTTGATGACATTTGGGGTGAGCTTGATTTGACAAAGGTGGGGGTTCCTTATGGTGATCAACACAAAGGATGCAAGTTGGTGCTAACGGGTAGAGATCTTAATGTGCTGCATAGGATGGGTACTCAAACAGATTTTCCACTTGGAGTTCTGTCTGAAGAAGAAAGCTGGAGTTTGTTTGAGACTATGGTGGGTGATGTTGTTAGACACGACAGTATAAAACCCATTGCAGTTGAGGTTGCCAAATGCTGCTTTGGTTTGCCCCTTTTGATTGTTACCGTGGCAAAAGCTTTGAGGAAAAAGGAGGATGAAAAATATTGGAAGGATTCCCTGAAGAAATTAAGGAAATTTGATCCTCAAAGGTTTCATAAAAGTGTCTACGACAGCTTGGAGTTTAGTTATGATTGTTTAGAGAATGAGGAACTGAAGTCACTTTTCATGCTAAACGGTTCTTTGGTGGATTGTTTCTCCAAATCTGATGGTAGTTTCAACACTCAAAAACTGCTTCCATTTTGTTGGGGGTTAGGCTTATATAAAGATGTGCACACGTTGCTAGAAGGAAGAAACAGGCATCATGCATTGGTAAATGACCTTATTGCTTCTTCATTATTGCTTGACAGTGGAACGGAAGGTGTTAGAATGCATGATCTTGTTCGTGATGTTGCTAAATTAATTGCTTCTAGAACTTTTCCTACTTTTGATGAGCAAGAGTTCCGTAATATCAACAAATGGCCTAATAAAGATCAACTTCAAAAGTATCATCACATTATTTTGCCACATTGTCGTATTAGTAAGTTTCCTGATGAGAAATTGGAGTATCCAAACTTGAAACTATTTTTCCTTCAATCAGTGGTTGGCAAACTGAATGTCCCGGATAACTTCTTCTCAGGGATGAGAGGAGTAAAGGTGCTTCATTTTGATATTGGATATTATGCTTTCCATCCCCTACCTTCATCTCTTCGACTCTTGGCAAACCTCCGCTCATTAAAGCTATCTGGACATTTTGAAGGCTTGGCAATGATAGGAGAGCTCACAAGTTTAGAAATTCTTGAGTTAAAGGATAAAGCAATCAAGGAGCTTCCAAAAGAAATAGGACATCTCACTCAACTGCGGTTGCTCAATGTTAGAAGGTGCGAAAGGCTAAGGCTCATCCCCAAAAATCTTTTATCAAACTTGAAGTCGTTGGAAGAGTTGTATATGTGGGATTGCAATATTAAATGGGAGGCTGAAGGAAGCAACAAGAGCAGTAACAATGCAAGTCTGTATGAGCTGAAGAATTTGCACAAGCTAGCAACTCTGGAATTAAAAGTTGAACATGGTTCACTTTTGCCAAATGACTTGCATAACTTGGCAAATCTGGAAGGATTCAAAATAATTATAGGCTCATCAAGGAACAATTATATGAATAGTTACCCTGTATGGCCAAGATCACTTATACTTAAGGGTGCTTCAACCGCATACATTTTACAGAATGATGTGGTTAAAGTGTTGTTGTCTTCAGCTGAGTACTTGGACATATATGATTTGGAATGCCTTGAAGATATCTTTCCTGGACTGCATGGGGATGGTTTTGCGGAATTAAGATCTATGAGCATAAGATGTACAGGTTTGCGGTGTATAATTAACTCAAATTTCAACCATTTCCAACTTACATTCCCTAAATTGGAAAAATTGAATTTGGACACGCTGAATAATATGAAAGAAATAAGCCATGGTCCATTTCCCAGTCACTCTTTTCACGCACTGAAATCTATTGTTGTTTCAAGGTGTGATGTGTTAAACCATATATTCTTGTGGTCTGAGATAGGACACCTTTCTCAACTTCAAAATATGGAAATTTCTGAATGTCAATCTATGCAAGAGATTGTAGCTGGTGGAATgcttgagatgaaaaatattgtGCTCCCTCAATTGCGTTCTGTTTCCCTGAAAAGCTTACCTAggcttgttagtttttgttcagTCCCTATGACAAGTGATGATATGGGATTCGTTCCTGTGGCACTATTTGACAATAAG GTTGCAATGCCCAACATTGAAACCATGGTATTGTTTGAGATCAACATATATAAGGTGTGGGATGACGGTCTTCCGATGCACCATTCTTTCATGAAAAACTTGACAAGTTTGACAGTTGAGGGGTGTGAAAACTTAATAACTTTATTCCCATCCTCAGTGGCTACGGCACTCCAGAAACTGCATCATCTTAAAATCATGTCTTGCCCATCTCTAGAGCAAATATTTGACCAAGAAGAAGATCTGGAAAATCACCGTTCATCGCTTGAACAG GTCATGCTTCCAAACTTGAAGATAATAGAAGTTCAGGATTTGCTCAACTTGAAGTCGCTATGGGCCAATCATATGTCTCCAAATTCATTGCACAAGCTATGCAAAATGAGGATCATGAATTGCCCCAAGTTGATTAATGTATTCCCATCTTCAGTGACAAAGCGCCTAATAAATCTGGAGACACTGCTAGTTACCAAGTGTGGTGAATTACAAGTTATATTTGAAATACAAGAGCCAAGTACAGTCACTACCAGCCAGCAACAGGGACTACCAACTCGTTTGAGAACACTGGATTTGAGTTTTCTTCCAAAGCTAAAATACATATGGAGTAAAGATCCTCATGGAATTCTAAGCTTTCAGAATCTCTGTGAAGTCAGAGTCTTCGATTCTCAAAGCCTGGAACATGTCTTCCCAGTATCTATGGCCAACGAGACTCACCAATTCAAAGTGCTTGAAATATATTGCTGTGGGGTAGAGAATATTTTTGACAAGAGTGAATTTGGCAGATTGAAGGATGCTCATATTGAGGTATTGACATTGAATAGTTGTGatcatttgaaaaatatattccCGTCCTCTgtgaattttcaaaatttggatGGGTTATATGTGGAATGGTGCAAGGAACTAGTAAACATCATGACCCCATCGATGGCCGCGAGTTTGACGAGCCTTCGAGTTTTGAATATATCTGAGTGTGACATGATAGAGGAGATTATTGCAAGTGACCATAATAATAATGCTGATGTTGTTGATGATGGCGATGCACTGAGTGAGATTGCTTTTATGAAATTGGAGAAATTGGAATTGTCCAACTTACGAAGCCTCAAGTGCTTTTGCAAAGGAACTTACAGCTTCAAGTTTCCATCACTTCATAGTGTAACTGTACGGTATTGTCCCATGATGGAGACTTTCTGTGATGGAAACTCAAAACTCTGTGCACCAAGGCTCACAGAGGTAATCTCATCACGGGGCATATACGAATATGACACACCTCAACGCCGTTGGGACGGTGACCTTAATACTACTATACGAAATATTTTTATCCACAAG GCTCAGGCTCGCTTAGTCGCTTGA
- the LOC107458579 gene encoding pantoate--beta-alanine ligase: protein MAPKEPLVISNKDEMRKWSRAMRCQGKVIGLVPTMGYLHEGHLTLVREAHKHANVIAVSIYVNPGQFSPNEDLSTYPSDFDGDIRKLMSVPGGVDVVFHPHNLYDYGNDKKNSNVAIEGDKMVSCVDQGGLGHETWVRVENLQKGLCGNSRPIFFRGVATIVTKLFNIVEPDVAVFGKKDYQQWRIIQRMVRDLDFSIKIVGSEITRENDGLAMSSRNVRLSTKDRQNALSINKSLLKVKSAVEDGQVHCEKLRNLVVQCVTEAGGQIDYAEIVDQENLEKVEFINGPVVLCVAAWFGKVRLIDNMEINFKMDVRK, encoded by the exons ATGGCACCCAAAGAGCCACTGGTGATCTCCAACAAGGACGAGATGAGGAAATGGTCAAGGGCCATGAGATGCCAGGGGAAGGTCATCGGACTTGTGCCTACCATGGGCTACCTTCATGAGGGCCACCTTACCCTTGTCAGAGAAGCTCACAAGCATGCGAATGTTATAGCTGTGTCAATTTATGTAAACCCGGGGCAATTTTCACCAAATGAAGACCTTTCTACATACCCTTCTGACTTTGATGGTGATATCCGAAAGCTCATGTCTGTTCCTGGTGGTGTTGATGTTGTCTTCCATCCCCACAATTTGTATGACTATGGAAATGATAAGAAGAATAGTAATGTTGCAATTGAGGGTGACAAAATGGTGTCTTGTGTTGACCAAGGTGGACTCGGGCATGAAACTTGGGTTAGGGTTGAAAATCTTCAAAAGGGTCTTTGTGGAAATAGCAGACCTATCTTTTTTAGAGGTGTTGCTACCATTGTGACCAAGTTATTTAACATAGTGGAACCTGATGTAGCTGTGTTCGGAAAAAAAGATTATCAGCAGTGGCGAATTATTCAAAGAATG GTTCGAGATCTTGATTTTTCCATTAAAATTGTCGGTTCCGAAATAACACGTGAGAATGATGGCCTGGCAATGAGTTCGCGTAATGTGCGGCTTTCTACAAAAGACAGGCAAAat GCACTATCTATAAATAAATCTTTGTTAAAAGTTAAATCAGCAGTAGAAGATGGTCAGGTGCATTGTGAGAAGTTGAGAAACTTAGTGGTCCAATGTGTTACTGAGGCTGGTGGACAGATTGATTATGCTGAG ATTGTTGATCAAGAGAATCTGGAGAAAGTGGAATTTATCAATGGCCCTGTTGTCTTGTGTGTTGCAGCATGGTTTGGGAAAGTGAGACTTATAGACAACATGGAAATTAACTTCAAAATGGATGTGAGAAAATGA